In Citrus sinensis cultivar Valencia sweet orange chromosome 4, DVS_A1.0, whole genome shotgun sequence, one DNA window encodes the following:
- the LOC102616907 gene encoding probable 6-phosphogluconolactonase 1, whose product MAFSGVHRDRGELRIHESVEELSTNLADYIADLSEASVKERGVFAIALSGGSLIGLMGKLCEAPYNKTVDWAKWYIFWADERVVAKNHSDSNYKLAKEGLLSKVPIVPSHVHSINDSLSAEEAADEYEFDIRQLVKTRMVCVSDISDCPKFDLILLGMGSDGHVASLFPNHSVLDVKNQWVSFITDSPKPPPERITFTLPVINSASNVVVVVTGESKAEAVHLAIDDLGPNCPSLPARMAQPTNGKLVWFLDKPAASKLQSVQFCE is encoded by the exons ATGGCTTTTTCTGGGGTTCATAGAGATAGAGGGGAGTTGAGGATTCATGAGAGTGTGGAGGAGCTTAGCACCAATTTGGCAGACTATATTGCTGATTTGTCAGAGGCATCAGTGAAAGAGCGTGGTGTCTTTGCCATTGCCTTATCTGGTGGTTCCCTCATTGGCTTAATGGG GAAACTCTGTGAAGCTCCTTATAACAAGACTGTTGACTGGGCTAAATGGTATATATTCTGGGCAGACGAACGCGTAGTGGCAAAAAATCATTCTGATAGCAATTATAAGCTTGCAAAGGAAGGCCTTTTGTCCAAG GTTCCGATAGTTCCCAGTCACGTACATTCCATTAATGATTCATTGTCAGCAGAGGAGGCTGCTGATGAGTATGAGTTTGACATCCGACAGCTGGTGAAAACCCGGATGGTCTGTGTCTCTGATATTAGTGACTGCCCCAAATTTGACCTCATTCTTCTTGGAATGGGCTCTGATGGCCATGTTGCCTCACTGTTCCCTAACCATTCGGTGCTTGATGTGAAAAATCAGTGGGTAAGCTTTATCACTGATTCGCCTAAACCCCCACCAGAGAGGATCACATTCACTTTGCCTGTCATCAACTCAGCATCCAATGTAGTTGTGGTCGTGACAGGTGAGAGCAAGGCAGAGGCTGTGCACTTGGCGATTGATGACCTTGGACCTAATTGCCCATCACTGCCAGCACGAATGGCCCAGCCAACAAATGGGAAGTTGGTATGGTTTTTGGACAAGCCGGCTGCCTCAAAGCTCCAAAGTGTTCAATTTTGTGAGTAG